GTTGATCCCAGCGCCGCTTTGCTTCCTGCGCCGGTGTCGGGGTCGCGGCGAGCGACGAGAGCACCGCCAGGCCCGCAAACAGCCGATCGAGTCGATTCGCCCGCATGTCCATCCTCCTCAACCAGCGCAAGCCGTCACACAGACCCCGGCGTCCGCCAGCATTTGAATATATATTCATATTCACACGAATATCGTTTGATTATGACGTTAGCAGGGAAGGCGTGATCCGCAAGGCTTCTGCGCACTGACGCACCACCCCCCTTTTGCCGGGAAGCGTCTGTTCATGAACATCAATGCCGTGACACCGGGCGCAGAAATCCGGACCGTCACACGAACATCACGGATATGCTTCTATCGCCCGGGCGGGGCTTTCGCACGCCCGATCGCCATAACTAAGTGCAAATACATATGTTTTCGGCTAATTCGCTGTCAGCGCCAGCCCGCCATGACGGAACGGCTTGATCGAACAAGACATTTGAGGAACACATGAACACAAGGTCGACGGGGAAATCGGCAGGCAGGGCAGAGGGAAAAATGGAAAAGCGTGGCGACTATGACCCGAGCAGTCCGACCTTCCGCCTGGAAAACTCGCCGTTCTACCTGATGGCGCATGCCGATTTCAAATATCACGAAGATATGGACAAGGTGCTGCACAAGCACGGCGTGTCGAAACCTATCTATCGTGTCATGACGGTGCTGCGCGAACATCAGCCCGCGAGCATCGGCGCGATCGCCGAAGCCGCACTGACCAAGCGGTCGACGATCAGCCGGATCATCGACCGCATGATCGAGCAGGGCCTCGTCTCGACCGAACCCAATCCGGAAGACAACCGGATCACCGAAGTTACGCTGACTGCCGCCGGCCAACAGACGCTGCGCAAGCTGACGCCGATCGTCGGACGCCAGTTCACGCGCGCGATGGACGGCGTCAGCAATCGTGACATCGCCCATTTGCTGCGCACGCTTCAAAAGATCAGCGCCAACCTCAGCAAGCTTCCGATCGAATAGCGTCGGCGGCTCAGCGTGCCGGGCCGTCGACGACGATCTTGCCGTCGGCGACGATATAGCGGACGTCACGAAGATTCTTCAACGAATCGAGCGGATTGGCGCCAATGATCAAAAGGTCGGCGATCTTGCCCCTCTCGACCGTGCCGAGCTTGTCGCCCATGCGCATGATCTCCGCCCCGACGCGCGTCGCCGATGCCAGGACATCGGCGTTGCTCATCCCCGCCTCGCTCAAATAATCGAGTTCGCGGAAATAGGCGTCGGGATAGCGCACGTCGTTCTCGAACGGGATATCGGTGCCGACGCCGATCGGCACCCCGGCGCGATAGGCTTCGGCGACGCGTTTCAGATGGTCCTGCTGATCGATCACGAAACGGCGCGAATGGGTGTGATAGAAGCCGCCGGTAGGGATTCCCGCGGTCGGATAGCCGCCGTTCAGCAGATTGTCGAAAGCCCCGATCGTGGGCACGAATGCCGTGCCATGCTTCTTCATCAACGGCACCGCCTGGTCGCTCATCAGCAGCGGATGCTCGAGCGTGTCGACCCCCGCCTCGATCGCCCAGTCGGTATATTTGCCATAGCTGTCGATCGCGACGGGCACTCCCAGCGAATGCGCTTCGTCGATCGCGGCAGCGAGTTCCTCCTTGTCGGCCGGCGCACCGAGCTTGATCCAGTCGGCGAGGCTCCGGATCTGCTGCCGCACCGCCGTGCGCCATTCCCACGGGCCGTTGAAACCCTTGCTCGGCCCGCCCAGCGCAGGCTTCTGCCGGCCCGTCGCGGTCGAGGTCACTTCGTCGCCATGGCCGCCGGTTGTCGCAATGATGCGCCCGCTCCACAGCACGCGCGGCCCGCGAATGATTCCGCGTTCGACTGCTTCCTTGATCCGCAGCGCGACATCATCGACCGTACCGACGTCGCGCGCCGCGGTGATGCCGGCGCCGATCAACTGTTCGGCCAGCGCGACGCCCCGGATCGCGGCACCCGCCGGGCTGTCCGAATATTTGCCGAAGTCATGGCAACGCTGCTGCGTGAAATGGATGTGAAGGTCGATCAGGCCCGGCATGATATAAAGGCCCGTCGCGTCGATGGTTCGCGCGGCCCCGGCCGGCACCGGCGTCGCCCCGGCCGCCCCGGCCGAAACGATCCGGTCGCCCTGCATCACCACCACCGCATTGGAAATCGGCGCGCCGCCTCGCCCGTCGATCAGCGTTCCGCCGGTGATCACCACGACCGGTTCCGCGCTGCGATCGACCGGCGGGATCGGCAGGCGGCGCACGTCGTCGGTGGTTTCGGGAATCGGGCGCGTCGCGGCGTGGAGATGCGCGGGCAGCATCGCGAGCGCGACAAGCATTCCCGCTCCCAAAAACGCATATTTCCGGGGGAAACGGAGCGAACTGCGAACGGCTGCGACGGACATGGCGACCTCCCATAAATGTGAATTTACACATGATTTAAAGCGCGATTTGCTTGACGAAACAAGAGGGATTTGCTTCGCTCTCCCTGGCGGCTCGATCGGCAAGCGATCGCAGCCGCGGGAACCGCGACATGCAGCTGGCAGAATCGCAGGCAATGATCGGGCAGCAACTCGGCGATGCGATGGCGCTCGCCCGCACCGGACAACTCGACGCGGCAGAAGCCGGCCTGCGTCGGATATTGATCGCCGTTCCCGATCACCATGATGCGTTGCAGTTGCTGGGAATGGTCGCTCGCAGCCGCGGCGACCATGATGCCGCGATTGCCCTGTTCGACCGCTCGCTCGCTATCCGGCCGGATCAGCCCCATGTCCTCAACAATTTCGGCAACAGCCTGACGGATAGAGGCCGATACGCCGACGCAGTGCAAGCCTATGAAAGGGCGCTCGCGCTAAAGCCGGGTTATGCCGACGCCCGGATGAATCTCGCACTCGCCCTGCTGGCGCTCGGCCAACCGGCATCGGCCTGCGATACGCTGCAACCGGCACTCGGTGCCGGGCCCGACCATGCCCGGTCGTGGGCAATACTCGGGCAGGCGCTTGGCGACATGAAACAGGGTGCGCGCGCCATCGATGCCTGGCGCACTGCGCTGCGCCTGCGACCCGGTCACCTCCCCTGGCTCCACAATCTGGCGGTCGCATTGCGGGTCGCCGGCCGCGCCGGCGAGGCCCTGCCAATCTTTCGCGAATGCGCCGCCCGCTCGGCCAGCGAGGCGAAAATCCACTATAACCTTGGCCACTGTCTGCAGGATCTGGGGCGGATCGACGCGGCAGCCGAAGCCTATCGCCGCGCGATCCGGCTGACGCCGGCCGATGCCGAAATCCATGATTCGCTGAGCCGGATGCTGTGGAAGCACGGCCGGATACAGGCCCATGTGCAGAGCTATCGCGAAGCGCTCGTCGATCGCCCCGACGATCCGGGCCTGCTCGCGGGACTGGCGAACCGGTTGACGCTGGCGGGCGAACCGCAGGCCGCGGCGGACCTGTTGGCGCCCGCGACCGCGCGCGGCATCGGCGGTGCCGATCTCCATTACCGGCGTGGCCAGGCGCTCTGGTCGGCCCGCCAGCCTGATCCGGCGCTCGTGGCGTTCGACGCGGCGCTCGCCACCGACGCCGGACATGCCGCCAGCCTGCGCGAGTCGGCTCGCGCGCTCCTCATCCTCGACCGTCCCGCCGACGCGCTTCCGCGGATCGCGCGCCGGCTCGCCGCCGATCCGGCGGACCAGCAGGCGCTCGCATTGCAAGGCATAATGTGGCGCCTGACCGGTGACGCGCGCGCAAAATGGCTGACCGATCCCGGGTTGATCGGCGCCGCCCGGCTCGCGCCCGGCAATGGCGACGTCGCCAGCTTCAACCGTCAACTCGACCGTGCGCTGGGCGCGCTCCATATCGGCAGCCAACATCCGCTCGAACAGACGCTGCGCGGTGGCACCCAGACCGCCGAC
This DNA window, taken from Sphingopyxis sp. PAMC25046, encodes the following:
- a CDS encoding MarR family transcriptional regulator; translation: MEKRGDYDPSSPTFRLENSPFYLMAHADFKYHEDMDKVLHKHGVSKPIYRVMTVLREHQPASIGAIAEAALTKRSTISRIIDRMIEQGLVSTEPNPEDNRITEVTLTAAGQQTLRKLTPIVGRQFTRAMDGVSNRDIAHLLRTLQKISANLSKLPIE
- a CDS encoding amidohydrolase family protein: MLVALAMLPAHLHAATRPIPETTDDVRRLPIPPVDRSAEPVVVITGGTLIDGRGGAPISNAVVVMQGDRIVSAGAAGATPVPAGAARTIDATGLYIMPGLIDLHIHFTQQRCHDFGKYSDSPAGAAIRGVALAEQLIGAGITAARDVGTVDDVALRIKEAVERGIIRGPRVLWSGRIIATTGGHGDEVTSTATGRQKPALGGPSKGFNGPWEWRTAVRQQIRSLADWIKLGAPADKEELAAAIDEAHSLGVPVAIDSYGKYTDWAIEAGVDTLEHPLLMSDQAVPLMKKHGTAFVPTIGAFDNLLNGGYPTAGIPTGGFYHTHSRRFVIDQQDHLKRVAEAYRAGVPIGVGTDIPFENDVRYPDAYFRELDYLSEAGMSNADVLASATRVGAEIMRMGDKLGTVERGKIADLLIIGANPLDSLKNLRDVRYIVADGKIVVDGPAR
- a CDS encoding tetratricopeptide repeat protein; this encodes MQLAESQAMIGQQLGDAMALARTGQLDAAEAGLRRILIAVPDHHDALQLLGMVARSRGDHDAAIALFDRSLAIRPDQPHVLNNFGNSLTDRGRYADAVQAYERALALKPGYADARMNLALALLALGQPASACDTLQPALGAGPDHARSWAILGQALGDMKQGARAIDAWRTALRLRPGHLPWLHNLAVALRVAGRAGEALPIFRECAARSASEAKIHYNLGHCLQDLGRIDAAAEAYRRAIRLTPADAEIHDSLSRMLWKHGRIQAHVQSYREALVDRPDDPGLLAGLANRLTLAGEPQAAADLLAPATARGIGGADLHYRRGQALWSARQPDPALVAFDAALATDAGHAASLRESARALLILDRPADALPRIARRLAADPADQQALALQGIMWRLTGDARAKWLTDPGLIGAARLAPGNGDVASFNRQLDRALGALHIGSQHPLEQTLRGGTQTADDLFSRDVPEIMAVRAMIEAGVRRYIDALPADPAHPFLCRKASGFAFSGSWSVRLHSGGHHQNHIHPEGWISAVYYVALPDAIADGEQGWLKFGETGLNLGEREQIARTVRPEPGLLVLFPSYFYHGTIPFAADDHRTTIAFDIVPTS